In Cheilinus undulatus linkage group 16, ASM1832078v1, whole genome shotgun sequence, one DNA window encodes the following:
- the rfx5 gene encoding DNA-binding protein RFX5, giving the protein MSEDQKHQPAEASRRGEAGLEAGEGDTEPSMLLQKLKSNISKSVQTKVDQILQEVQRFSDNDKLYLYLQLPSGPSSGDKSGGDSSSFNTADQLHTCNWIRSHLEEHSDTCLPKQDVYETYKRYCENLQHRPLSAANFGKIIRDIFPNIKARRLGGRGQSKYCYSGIRRKTVLNMPLLPNLDLKNDPAELTELVQTYKQEVTEAACELICDWAQKILKRSFDTVVEIARYLIQEHIVNPRCSQAELVTSAALAGGPAKTHKVIKKAPVISKSDSEADPKRDLGDSSSSSLKQPSADKSAATKPSSLDPPPPPSSSSSSLRPAVEAFMKQLPRILPRSSIPDKTQLSVRSSPPSLAPKDASGVGGASGPGGPAAAAAASGGGVKVIAMATLPQQQGAPVPVMILPQGCLYEREKVAPPPPPPQQHHGPAAPTSVVQKARGNVTKRPLELASGSGAVALSAANAPPVKRKRGRPRKPRPEDALPPPPPAAVLPPQPPPPPPPSHPSIITSLTGGVIQKASSSSSSSSSSSQPVLELVIQDQPGLVLSHLPAVSDTGHRLVEHRGVVVQCQPGGASEPDPHSRPLLLFQSPGNPSWELAASGRTPMVEVIQKAPRPSNNNSSTAAPAAHLHPPPPLPLPTLHEERGEVEITLTPLELPVSQPLPSSSTSSPPSAAAPASSSSTDSSHTVKTEEDDVEEVSQREGH; this is encoded by the exons ATGTCGGAGGACCAGAAGCACCAGCCGGCCGAAGCCTCCCGGCGGGGGGAGGCAGGTCTGGAGGCGGGGGAGGGAGACACAGAGCCGAGCATGCTGCTGCAAAAACTCAAGAGCAACATCTC TAAGAGCGTTCAGACCAAAGTGGATCAGATCCTG CAAGAAGTTCAGCGTTTCTCCGACAATGACAAGCTGTACCTGTACCTCCAGCTGCCCTCAGGACCCAGCTCTGGAGACAAGAG cgGAGGGGACTCGAGCTCGTTCAACACAGCCGACCAGCTTCACACCTGTAACTGGATCCGCAGTCACCTGGAGGAGCATTCAGACACCTGCCTGCCCAAACAGGACGTCTACGAGACATACAA GAGATACTGTGAGAACCTGCAGCATCGTCCTCTGAGTGCCGCCAACTTTGGGAAGATCATCAGAGACATTTTCCCAAACATCAAGGCACGACGGCTCGGCGGCAGAGGACAGTCCAA GTACTGTTACAGCGGTATCAGGAGGAAGACTGTTCTCAACATGCCTCTGCTGCCAAACCTGGACCTGAAGAACGACCCG GCCGAGCTGACCGAGCTGGTCCAGActtacaaacaggaagtgacggAGGCAGCCTGTGAGCTGATCTGTGATTGGGCGCAGAAGATCCTGAAGCGCTCGTTCGACACGGTGGTGGAGATCGCTCGGTATCTGATCCAGGAGCACATCGTCAACCCTCGCTGCAGCCAGGCTGAGCTCGTCACATCTGCAGCACTCGCAG GAGGTCCGGCCAAAACCCACAAAGTCATCAAGAAAGCACCGGTCATCTCTAAATCTGACAGTGAAGCGGATCCAAAG AGGGACCTCGGAGATTCGTCCTCGTCTTCACTCAAGCAACCGTCTGCAGACAAATCAGCTGCAACCAAACCTTCGTCCCTAGACCCTCcgcctcctccttcctcctcctcctcctctctgcggCCCGCT GTGGAAGCCTTCATGAAGCAGTTACCCAGAATCCTCCCTCGCAGCTCCATCCCTGATAAGACGCAGCTCTCTGTCCGCTCCTCTCCGCCATCACTGGCTCCCAAAGACGCCTCAGGTGTTGGTGGAGCGTCTGGACCCGGAGGTCCCGCTGCTGCCGCCGCTGCCAGCGGTGGCGGAGTAAAAGTTATTGCCATGGCGACATTGCCACAGCAGCAGGGTGCTCCTGTCCCTGTGATGATCCTGCCTCAGGGATGTCTCTATGAAAGGGAGAAAGTggcccctcctccacctccccctCAGCAGCACCACGGCCCCGCAGCCCCCACCTCAGTTGTGCAGAAAGCACGAGGAAACGTGACAAAGCGCCCCCTGGAGTTGGCGTCAGGCAGCGGCGCTGTCGCTCTGTCTGCTGCTAACGCTCCTCCTGTGAAACGGAAACGTGGACGACCAAGAAAACCTCGACCTGAGGACgccctgcctcctcctcctcctgcagcagTTCTTCCTCCACAGCCTCCGCCTCCACCCCCTCCCTCACACCCTTCCATCATCACCTCCCTGACGGGCGGAGTCATACAGAaagcttcctcctcctcctcttcttcctcttcctcttcacagCCCGTGCTGGAGCTGGTGATCCAGGACCAGCCAGGTCTGGTCCTGAGCCACCTCCCCGCTGTGTCAGACACAGGCCACCGGCTGGTGGAGCACCGAGGGGTGGTGGTCCAGTGTCAGCCAGGTGGGGCGAGTGAGCCTGACCCCCACAGCAGACCCCTGCTGCTGTTCCAGAGTCCAGGAAACCCCAGCTGGGAGCTGGCAGCATCGGGCCGTACCCCGATGGTGGAGGTCATCCAGAAAGCTCCGAGACCGAGCAATAACAACAGCAGCACTGCTGCACCTGCAGCACACCTCCACCCTCCGCCTCCTCTGCCTCTGCCCACGCTGCACGAGGAGCGAGGCGAGGTGGAGATCACGCTGACGCCGTTGGAGCTGCCCGTCAGCCAGCCGCTGccttcctcctccacctcctctcctcCGTCAGCCGCTGCTccggcctcctcctcctccactgacTCCTCCCACACAGTAAAGACTGAGGAGGACGACGTGGAAGAGGTCTCACAGAGAGAGGGACACTAG
- the psmb4 gene encoding proteasome subunit beta type-4, which produces MASSGLKLNFWENGPQPGQFYSFPGGSSGSGVGTACGPVRHTLNPMVTGTSVLGVKFTGGVIIAADMLGSYGSLARFRNISRLMKVNSNTILGASGDYADYQYLKQIIEQMVIDEELLGDGHSYSPKAVHSWLTRVMYNRRSKMNPLWNTVVIGGFYNGESFLGYVDKLGVAYEAPTVATGFGAYLAQPLMREVVENKVEITKQEARELVERCLKVLYYRDARSYNRHEIAIVTEEGVEIIGPLSSETNWDIAHMVSGFE; this is translated from the exons ATGGCGTCCAGCGGTTTGAAGCTGAATTTCTGGGAGAATGGACCGCAGCCCGGTCAGTTTTACTCCTTCCCCGGCGGCAGCAGCGGCAGCGGGGTGGGAACAGCATGTGGACCCGTCAGACATACACT TAACCCGATGGTAACCGGGACGTCGGTGCTTGGGGTGAAGTTTACCGGTGGTGTGATCATCGCGGCAGACATGTTGGGCTCATATGGTTCTCTGGCCCGCTTCAGGAATATCTCCCGCCTCATGAAG GTTAACAGCAACACCATCCTGGGAGCTTCAGGAGACTACGCTGACTACCAGTACCTGAAACAGATCATCGAACAGATGGT TATTGATGAGGAGCTGCTGGGTGACGGGCACAGCTACAGTCCAAAGGCGGTCCATTCCTGGTTGACCAGAGTGATGTACAACCGTCGCAGCAAGATGAATCCTCTGTGGAACACGGTGGTGATCGGCGGTTTCTACAATGGAGAAAG TTTCCTTGGTTACGTGGACAAGCTGGGCGTGGCCTATGAAGCTCCCACGGTAGCCACAGGCTTTGGAGCGTACCTGGCTCAG ccTCTGATGAGGGAGGTGGTGGAGAACAAAGTGGAGATCACCAAACAGGAGGCCAGGGAGCTGGTGGAGCGCTGTCTTAAAGTGCTTTACTACAGAGACGCTCGCTCCTACAACAGG CATGAGATCGCCATTGTAACAGAAGAAGGCGTGGAGATTATTGGACCTCTGTCCTCTGAAACCAACTGGGACATTGCTCACATGGTCAG TGGGTTTGAATGA